From a single Silene latifolia isolate original U9 population chromosome 6, ASM4854445v1, whole genome shotgun sequence genomic region:
- the LOC141588083 gene encoding protein FAR1-RELATED SEQUENCE 5-like: protein MDMVIDAVGIRTTIENPSVVYFPTIIKGVVGKKLLPALEIIARDSPRYTRLLEIKTFHWVVVQVPQQKNGYSCGVYLLKWLENLCDQASWSDERSYEDLDEYGTSMIARLIKWKRNKRKTLMRCIFGNRLSLMVTLEVRRVGRNIATEFTPTIGQTFATLDEGIQFYETYAIACGFEPRKSSTKRFRSSGDIRTKLIVCHREGFRDSKPTILPITGEEEEPMVKAYNPKKTKVTRIGCKARIFFKFVIKEINQVQVPLFVVDQFHAAHNHRLSLLKYREFQKKCRNLALQHKQTIVDNCKVNIGPTSTFRSVKEYVDGYENIGASLTEFKNFGREIKCFIGLKDAQMFVDQLETLHETQEGFYYAYDIDQNKCLFRVFWADAAARRNYALYGEAVTFDPTYSTNKYDMIFAPFTGVDYHKKSVTFGATLMSRENDQNFKWIFTKFLDCMGGKEPHCFFTDQCPAMKIAVPCYFTIAAHHYCMWHIMKKLLEKRQCWIPAYYRDIPLGCLLRTTQRSESENSFFKRFENPHGTLVEFWMRFQSVMDQQRYTQKSLDRDSDHSLPQTKTLLSLEVHASTVYTHALFYEFQQQCVDSLNSCSLWMFERKGYICKHIIWILSGKGIKKIPDKYLLSRWTKNTKKMPLYDVHGQLLDDFTSSDTFRQNFKSGAEKLTKHQELEMLLGVNSSSEVRILPPVQSKNKGTGKRLMSKKDQSVAKAQKPKRFCNNCKQMAHHDKRNCPNPAVDTSQHSFDHESDISSLVDSD, encoded by the exons CTCCTGCCTGCTTTGGAGATCATCGCAAGAGACTCTCCAAGATACACAAGGTTGTTGGAGATCAAGACTTTTCACTGGGTGGTTGTGCAAGTGCCTCAACAAAAGAATGGGTATTCTTGTGGAGTTTATTTGTTAAAGTGGCTAGAAAATTTGTGTGATCAAGCATCATGGAGTGATGAGCGTTCTTACGAG gatttggatgaatatgGTACGAGTATGATTGCACGTCTCATCAAATGGAAGCGAAACAAGAGAAAG ACGTTGATGAGGTGCATCTTTGGGAATCGTCTTTCTTTGATGGTGACCCTGGAGGTTCGAAGAGTGGGTCGAAATATTGCAACTGAATTTACACCTACAATAGGACAAACTTTTGCTACGTTAGACGAGGGTATACAGTTTTATGAGACTTATGCAATAGCATGTGGTTTTGAACCAAGGAAATCTTCAACGAAAAGGTTTCGTAGTAGTGGAGATATTAGGACAAAATTGATTGTGTGTCACCGGGAAGGATTTAGGGATTCTAAGCCGACAATATTACCCATTACTGGTGAGGAGGAGGAGCCAATGGTCAAGGCCTATAATCCGAAGAAGACTAAGGTTACTAGGATTGGTTGTAAAGCTAGGattttctttaaatttgttattaaagAAATTAACCAAGTTCAAGTGCCACTCTTTGTTGTTGATCAGTTTCATGCTGCCCATAACCACCGTCTTTCTCTACTCAAGTATAGAGAATTTCAAAAAAAATGTAGAAACCTTGCTTTGCAACATAAACAAACCATCGTTGATAATTGCAAGGTCAATATTGGCCCAACCTCTACTTTCAGGTCCGTCAAGGAATATGTTGATGGCTATGAAAATATTGGAGCTTCTTTGACCGAGTTTAAGAATTTTGGAAGGGAAATCAAGTGTTTTATAGGTCTTAAGGATGCTCAAATGTTTGTAGACCAGTTGGAAACCCTTCATGAAACCCAGGAAGGTTTTTATTATGCCTATGATATTGATCAGAATAAGTGTTTGTTTCGTGTCTTTTGGGCTGATGCAGCAGCACGTCGTAATTACGCTCTATACGGTGAGGCGGTGACTTTTGACCCAACCTATTCAACTAATAAGTACGACATGATCTTTGCTCCCTTTACTGGTGTTGATTATCACAAGAAGTCCGTCACTTTTGGCGCTACGCTTATGTCTAGGGAGAATGACCAGAATTTTAAatggattttcacaaaattcttAGATTGTATGGGTGGGAAGGAACCCCATTGCTTTTTTACCGATCAATGTCCTGCTATGAAAATTGCAGTCCCCTGCTACTTTACGATTGCTGCCCACCactattgcatgtggcatattatGAAGAAATTACTCGAAAAG CGGCAATGTTGGATTCCGGCGTATTATCGTGATATTCCTCTTGGTTGTCTTTTAAGAACAACGCAACGCTCTGAGAGCGAAAACAGCTTCTTTAAGCGGTTTGAGAATCCTCATGGCACacttgttgagttttggatgcgctTTCAAAGTGTTATGGATCAGCAACGGTACACCCAAAAATCTCTTGACAGAGATAGTGATCACTCCCTACctcaaaccaaaacccttcttagCCTTGAGGTTCATGCATCGACTGTTTATACACACGCTCTCTTTTATGAATTCCAACAGCAGTGCGTTGATTCTCTAAACTCATGTAGTCTTTG GATGTTTGAGAGGAAGGGATACATATGTAAACACATCATCTGGATTTTATCTGGTAAAGGGATCAAAAAGATACCTGATAAGTATCTTCTCAGTAGGTGGACAAAGAACACTAAAAAAATGCCCTTGTATGATGTTCACGGTCAATTGTTGGATGATTTTACTTCGTCGGAT ACATTTAGACAAAATTTCAAGTCTGGtgctgaaaaattgactaaacacCAAGAGTTGGAGATGCTCCTTGGGGTTAACTCTTCATCTGAGGTCCGTATACTACCTCCTGTTCAATCAAAAAACAAGGGTACTGGCAAGAGGTTGATGTCCAAGAAAGATCAGTCCGTTGCAAAGGCACAAAAGCCGAAAAGATTTTGCAATAattgtaaacaaatggcacatcATGATAAGCGGAATTGCCCTAATCCAGCTGTTGATACATCACAACACTCGTTTGATCATGAATCCGAT ATTTCTTCACTTGTTGATAGTGATTAA